The Candidatus Thermoplasmatota archaeon genome segment CTTCTTCGAGGCTTCCTTGATCTCGCGCGCGATGCGGCGGCCCGTGGAGAGGCCGGGCTCGATGTAGTCCGTGTACGGCGACCCGCCCGGATACAGGTTCGTGCCCGCGACGATGCGCGCGCTGATCTCGAACACCTTGAAATCGAGCTTGTCCGTCACGACCGTCTCGAGGCAGAAGGGCCCGATCATGCCGCCGAAGAGGTCGAGGCTCGACTCGACGACGCCCGCGCCCATCTTGAACACCTTCGGGAGGAGCGATTCGCGGATGATGAGCGGGAAGTTGCCGCTCACGACGAACGTGGGCGTGATGCCGATCTCCTCGAGCTCGCCGATGGAGCCGAGGCGGTTCGCCTCGTCGATGTTCGTCTCGTCACGGCGGTCCGCGCCCATGAACTGGATCGCGCCCTTCGAGAGCTTGTAGCCCGAGTCCGCGATGGGGCTGTAGAAATAGTGCAGGTAGTAGCGCGTGCCAAGCACGAACTCCTGGATGACGTACGGCTTCGTGTCGTCGATCTTGCGCTTGAACTCGTGGTAGTTGCGCGCCACGAAGAAGCCGCGGCCGCCCTTCGCGCCGTGGTACTTCACGATCACGGGCTCGATGATGTCGCGCGGGTCGTCGATGTGCTTCGGGAGCGTGAGGCCCGCGGCCGTGAGCCACTTCGCGGCGACGCTCCGGTCGGACTCCCATGCGAGGACCTTCCGGTTGCCGAAGGTGGGGACCTTGAGCTCCGCGAACTTGTCGGCGCCCATGTACTCGACAAAGGAGCCGTGCGGGATCAGGATCACGTTCTCGCGCACGAGCTCGTCCGTGCGCTCGGCGAGCTCCGCGTAGGACTTGAGCGAGAGGAACTTGTCAGGCTTCGCAGCGGGGAACGCGTCGTAGTGCTTCGGGGGTTCGCCGACGCAGATGCCGAGGGTGCGGAAGCCCTCGAGTCGCGCGCCGTGGAAGATCTGCAGCGACGAGTGCGAGCAGACCGTCGCGATCGTGATCTTCGAGGGGTCGTAACCCGCAAGGAGCCGGGCGCCGTCGAAGGGGGCCATGGCCGTCAAGCCCGGAAGGGGGACAAAAAGGTTGGGGCGGCCCGGGGGACGGGACCGCGACGGGTCCGCGCGCGGGCCCGCGGGCGAGGAGGGGGGAAGGCGTGCACGTCCCCGATTGCCTGCCCCTCGCGAGCGTGGCGAGGAATCCGCCGGGGTGAGCGAGGCATCTCCGGTAGGCGCGGGATGGAAAGCCGGTCGACTGGCGCAACCCGCTTCGGGCGGCGCGGCGCTCATCAGGCGAGCCGGGCCGCGACCTCCGCGATGCGCGCGAGACCCTTCTCGAGGTTCGCGCGCGAGTTCGCGTACGAGAGGCGCAGGTGGCGCTCCCCGAGCGGGCCGAACTCGACGCCCGGCGTGACCGCGACGCCGCCCTCGTGGAGGAGCTTCTCCGCGAAGGCGAGGGAGTCGAGCGGGAAATCGTAGCGCGGGAAGACGTAGAACGCGCCCTTCGGCACGTTCGCGTGGAACCCGGGGATGCGCGCGAGGCCCTTCACGACGAGGTCGCGCCGCGCGCGGAACTCCTCCACCATCGCGGCGACGGGGGCCTGGTCCATCGTGAGGGCCGCGAGGAACGCGTACTGGTTGAACGTCGCGGGGTGCGTGAGGCTGTGCTGCTGGAGCTTGATCAGCTCCTTCATGATCGGACGCGGACCGACGAGCCACCCGCCGCGCCAGCCCGTCATCGCGTAGGCCTTCGAGACGCCGTTCACGGTGAGCGTGCGCTCGGCCATGCCGGGGAGGGAAGCGATGGAGACGTGGCGGCCCTCGTACAGGACCTTCTCGTAGAGCTCGTCCGAGAGGACGAGGAGATCGCGGTCGCGCGCGAGGTCCGCGACCCCCGCCACGTCCTCGGGCGTCATGACGCCGCCCGTCGGGTTCGAAGGCGAGTTCAGGATGATGAGCTTCGTCGCCGGCGTGATCGCCTCCGCGACGCGCTCGGGGAGGACGCGGAACTCCGAGGCGAGGTCCGTCGGGACGCGCACGACCTTGCCGCCCGCGAGCGCGACGAGGGGCTCGTAGCTCACCCAGGCGGGGTCCGGGATGAGGACCTCGTCGCCGGGGTCGATCGTGCCGAGGATCGCGTAGAAGATGGCCTGCTTCGCGGGCGTCACGAGCACGTCCGCGGTTTCGCACGGGATGCCGTTCTCGCGCCGCGACTTCTCGGCGACGGCTTCGCGGAGTTCCGGGATGCCCCACGCGGAGACGTACTTCGTGCGGCCCTCGTCGAGGGCCTTCTTCGCGGCCGCGACGATGGGCGCGGGCGTCGGGAAGTCGGGCTCGCCCACGCTGAAGCTCACGACGTCGCGGCCTTCCTTCCTGAGGCGCGCGACCGCGTCGGTGATCTTCACGGTGCCCGATTCGTGGACGCGGCCGAGGCGCTCGGCGACGAAGCGGCGGGGCATGCGCGGCGAGCGGAGCGCGCGCGCTTCAAGGTTTGGCCGTCCAATCCGCATGCCAACCACCGTCCAGTCGAACCCGCGAACCCGCCACCGTCCAGTCGAATCCGCGAGCCAACCACCGTCCAATGCCGCGAATCCGCCATTGTCCAGTCGAACGCGCGAGCAGGCCACCGTCCAGTCGCGCTAACCCGCCACCGTCCAGTCCAACCCGCGAGCCGGCCACCGTCCAGTGCCGCGAACCCGCCACCGTCCAGTCCAACCCGCGAGCCGGCCACCGTCCAGTCGCGCTAATCCGCCACCGTCCAGTCCAACGCGCGAGCCCGCCACCGAGGAGCCTAACCCGCGAGCCAACCCCCGTCCACGTAGAAGACGGCGCCGTTGCAGTAGGCGGCCTCGTCGGAGGCGAGGAACGCGGCCAAGGCCGCGACGTCCTCCGGTTCGCCCGCGCGACCGACGGGAATCCGCGCGAGCATCCGGTCGAGACCTTCGGGATCCTCCATGAGGTCGCGCGTCATGTCCGTCCGGATGAGGCCGGGCGCGATCGCGTTCACGGTGATGCCGTGCGGGCCGAGTTCGATCGCGAGCGTCTCCGTGAGCGCGATCACGCCGCCTTTCGATGCGGCGTAGTGCGCGGTTCCGGGGAAGCCGACGCCGACGCCCCCCGAGGCGATGCTCGCGACGTTCAGGATGCGCCCGCCTTCGCCCCGCTCCACCATCGCTCGCGCCGCGGCCTGCGCGACGAGGAACTGGCCCTTGAGGTTCACGTCGATCACGCGGTCCCACTCCTCCTCCGGGATGTCCAGGAAAGGCCGGGGCGTGAAGATGCCCGCATTGTTCACGAGGACGTCGAGACGGCCGAAGCGCTCCGTCACCCGCTGGATCATGTCCCGGACGTCCACGGGACGGGAGACGTCCGCCACCACGGCGAGCGCCGCGCCGCCCCGCGCCTCGACCTCGCGGGCGACCTCGTCCGCGTGGCCGCGGCCCGAGACGTCGTTCACGGCGACGGCCGCGCCCGCCTGCGCCAGGGTCTCGGCGACGGCCCGGCCGATGCCTCGTCCGCCGCCCGTGACCAGCGCCGCCTTTCCCGTGAGATCGAAGAGGGGACGAGGACGCTCCGCAACGGCTGCCATGGACTTCGGTCGCCCCGGACCGCGCCTCAAGGTTCCAGCCGCTTCGTCGCTGCCCGTCAGCGCGCGTCCTTTGCGGCCTTGAGCATCGCGTGCGCCGCTTCGACCGCGGCCTCGGCGCGGTCGAGCCGGGCCTCGGCCTGCGCGTACGTCTGGCCGGGGCCGGTGACCGCGAGGCCGACGGGCTTGCGCGCAGCGAGCGAGAGGTCGAGGAGGGATTTCGCGGCGGCGTGCGCGATGAGCTCGTCGTGCTTCGTCTCGCCCGTCACGACGACGCCGATCGCCACCGCGGCGACGACGCCCTTCGCGCGCAGGCACTCGGCGACCGCGAACGGGAGGTCGTAGGTGCCCTCGACGCTCACGACGGGCGACGGATCGTAGCCGAGCTCCTTCGCGCGCGCGACGGCACGGTCGCGCATCGCGTGCGTGAGCTCGCGGTTGAAGTGGGCAACGGCGATCGCCATGCGCGCGCGCTTCGCGGGTTTACGTGATCGGGCCGGCATCGTCGAACCCCTGGCGTTGTCCCGTCCCGGCCTGCTCGACGAGCCGCTCCGGCTCGAGGAGCATCCAGACGGCGTTGAGAGCATGCTCGCGCGTGCGCGACTCCGCGAGCCATTGGAGGTCCTTGTCGGTCTTCACCTCGTCCATGTGGACGAAGACCTCGAGAAGCGGCTTGCCGAGCGCGGCGCGGATCCACATGAGGCCGAGGCTCGCCTCGTGGCCGCACGTCTTGTCGACGTCCTCGGGGCCCACCATGCCGCAGGCGATCACGAGGTCCGCGCCGCGGTCGAAGAAGCGCCGCGCGGCCGCGGGGAGGTCCTTGACGCCCGGGACCGTGACGCGCTCCACGATGACCTCGCCGGCCGCGCGCTTCGCGAGCTCGTCGAGCGCGGCCGCGCCCATGTTCACGCGGCTGAAGGTCGTGTCGACGACGCCGATGCGCGGCTTCGCGTCGCGTGCGGGGGCCGACCGTGGGGCTCGCCGGGCGCGACGCGCGGAGGCTTCGCCGCCCGGGCTCGCCCGCGGCGCGCGCGGCTTGCGCCCGCGGGCCGGGCCGGCGCGCTTCGCGGCGCGTCGGTCGGCCATCAGGAGGACGCTCCCGTACGGCCGAGCTCGCGGTCGAGGATCCGCTGCACGATCTTGCGCGTGCCGTTGAGGTCGTGGTCGAACTCCGGCATGCGCACGACCTCGATGTGGCCGAGGCCGCGGCGCGCGAGTTCGCGGCGGATCTCGTCCACGCGGTGGTAGTCGTCGTAGCCGAGGGCGATGACGTCAGGGCGCACGTCCTCGACGCTCTTGTACTGGTCGTCCTCGTGGCCCACGATCGCGCGGTCGACGGGCTTGAGGGCCGCGACGAGGGCCGCGCGCATCTCCTGGGGGGTGATGGTCGCGTGCTTGCGCAGGCGCACGCTCGCGTCCGTCGCGACGACGACCACGAGCTCGTCGCCGAGCCGCTTCGCCTCCTCGAGGTAGCGGAGGTGCCCCAGGTGGATGAGGTCGAACACGCCCACCGCCATGACCCGTCGCGTCAACGTTGCACGACAGGCCGGGCCTGCTCATGAAGCTTGGCGTAGGCCGCGGCGATCTCCTCGCCGGTCACGACGACGGTGTCGTGCGCGCGGGCCCAGGCCTCGGCCTTCGATCGGGAGAGCGCGACGCCGCGGTCGAGCATCTCCGCGCCCGCAAGGACGGGCGTGACGCCCGCGACGCGCGCGAGCGCGACGGCGATCTCCGTGTGGCCCGAGCGGTCCACGAACGGGCGCGGAGCGCCGACGCAGAGGTGCACGTGGCCGGGCGCGCGGAAGGCGGCGCCGAAGGCCGCCTGCGCCTCCTCGGGCGCGAGGGCGGGGGCGCGCGCGGCAAGCCGGCCGAACTCCGTGATGGTGAGCGAGCGGTCGTTGTCGGTGATGCCCGTGAACGTCCCGCGGTGATTGATCGTGAGCGAGAACGAGGAGCGCGTGTCGTAACGCAGATCGTTCGGGATGAGCTTCGCGAGCACCGGGTGCTTCGCGGCCGCGTCGCGGAAGAGGTCGTGCAGGAACGGAAGGCCCAGGCGCGCCCCCACGCCGGCGTCGACCGCGAGGAACACGAGGCCCCCCGCGTCCCGTCGCAGCGTCTCGACGGCGGCGGGCGTCGCGCGCTCGGCGGCAACGAAGAGGTCGACCTCCTCCTCGCGGCCGTCCGCGTCGTAGACGAGAACGAAGCCGCCCTGGGCGAGTCGGTCGTAGGCCGTCGCGAGCCGACGGGCGGAAGAATCCGTCACAAGGAGGGCGAGCCCCTCCCGGAAGATGAAGTTTGAGTAGCTACTCAGAAGAGAGTTAGATCTCTTCCTGCTGGGTCCGGTAGCGCGTCACGTAGCCCGCGATGCGGTTCCGCATCTGCTTGGCCATCGGCGTCGTGAGGGCGCTCACCTTGAGCTTGTTCTGGTCGAAATCGGCCGTGAACTCCTGGGGATAGCGCTCGACCAGCTCGATGGCGACGCGCTTGATGTAGGTCGGGCGGATGTTACCCATGCACGCACCTGGAACAGCGCCAAGAAGCGCACCCCCCTATATAACCGTTTGGCGGTCGAGGGTCAGGGACGACCCGCGCCCTCCGGCCTTTCCGTTTGGTTCATGCGGGAGGAGCGACGGGCATGGAGCCATGCCCTCCGTCCACTGCCCCGACTGCGGCTCGGGATTGCGCGCCCTCACCTCGCTTCTCCACTGCGAGGGCTGCCGGTACACGATCCGCCGCTGAGGCCGTCGCCCGGTCGTCACGCCTTCTTGAGCACGGGCAGTCCCGTGCGCTTCGTGATGACGACCTTGTAGCCGGGCGGCATGTCCGCCGGCTTGCCGCTCTTCGGCTCGTTGCGGCTGAAGAAATAGATCGTCTGCTCGCGCCCGCCGTTGAGCTTCACCTTGCGGGTGTAAAGGTTCCAGCCGCCCTCGTGCGTGTAGGCCAATCGGATTCCCCGAGGTTCCACCCCCGGGTCGGGCCTTAAGGGTTTCCCGGAAACCCCCGGTCGCGACACGGATGGGCGCGAGGACGTCAGGATTCCTCGATCGCGCCCCGCTCGAGCCGCCGCGACTCCTCCCGGCTCGCGGCGAGCGCCGCGGCGTCCGCGGGCGCATCCTTCTTCGATTCCAGCTCCGCCTCCGTCAAGCGGTTCGCGAGAAGCGGCTCCAGGTTCGCATGCTCCGCCGGCTTCGGCCCGACCGGAGCCCCGGACTCGCGCCGGAACGCGCCGCGGCGCCACGCGACGGCCGCCAAGGCGACCGACACGAGCGCAAGCGACGACTCGATGAACGGGAAACCCGACCCCGCGGCCTGGAAGTAGCCGCGGCCCTCCGCGGGAAGGAAACCCAGCACGACGCCGACCACGATCGTGATCGCGAGGCTCGTCGCGACGCTCAAAAAACCCGTGAGCAACGCATCGAACCCGGCCGCGCGGGGCCTTGGGAAGAGCGCCTTCACGAGGAAGAACCCGGGAACGAAGGCGATGAGAGCCAGCGCGACCGCGCTCTGGATCGGGTTCATGCACGCGGGACCCCCGGATGCCCGGTTCTACTTTGTGGTGCAACGACCCAACCGCCCGCGCAATCCGGCGCTCCGCGCGCGGGACGGGCGAGCGGCTTCACCCGAGCTTGACCTTGCCGCCCGAGAGGAGCGCCTTGAGCGCCGCGTCGGCCTCGGCCTCGAGCTTGTCGTCGTCGTAGAGCGCCTCGCGCACCTTCTTGCGCTGGTCCGTCACGAGGGCCTTCCGCTCCCGGAACACGGCGCTCCGCTGGTCCCGCAGGGTCATGACCTCGCCCCGCATCTCGAGCGCCTCCTTGTGGTTCGCGTCAGCCTCTTCGCGCAGCTTCAGGTAAGCCTGGTGCTTCTTGTCGCTCTCCTCGTTGAGGAAATCGAGCTGCTTGAAGATCGGCGCGAGCGCGTCGTGCGCCGCCTGCGCCCTGTTCGAGACCTCGACCGCGAGCTTGTGCGCCTCGTCCGCCGCCGCGAACAGCTGCGAGATCTTCTCGTCGACGTCCTTCACGTCCGCAAGCAGCGCGGTTTCCTCCGCGTACTGGGCCCGCGCGGCCTCGAGCTCCTTCTTGCGCGCCTTCAGCACGTCGAGGAGCTTGTTTTCCTCCGCGACCGTCATCGCTGTCGTCTCCTGACGGTGCTCGGCCTTCCGGATCTCGGCCTCGAGCTCGCGCACGCGACCCGCGTACGTGCTCCCCTGGCCGGACTTGCGGAGCTTCTGCTTCTGCGCGATGAGCTCCTTCGCCTGCCGCTGGAACTCGTTGCGCTTCTCGCGGTGCGTCCGCGCCTCCGCGTTGAGCGCGTCGCGCTCCGCCTGGAGCTTCCGCATCTCGTCGAGGATCGACTTCTTCTGGTTGTTGAGCTGGTCGCGCTCCTCGCGCGCCTCCCGGGCCTGGTCGTTCAACGCATCCCGGGTATCGAGCACCTTCCGGTAGCGCTTCTCCGAATCGGAGATCTTCGACTTGAGTTCGGTGAATTCGGCGTCCTCGGGCTCGGCTGGAGCATCCAGCTTGTCAGGCTTCGGCAATCAAACCCCTCCAGGGGAAATCGAATGAACTTGACGATCGACGCCGCGCCGCGCGAGCGCGATCGCGTTCGCGATCTTCGCCGCGTGCGCCGCGGCCACGAATCCGGCGTCGATGTTGACGACCGCGAGCGGCGAGCACGACTGCAGCATCCCGAGGAGCGCGGCCTCGCCACGCCCCCCCATCCCGTACCCCATGCTCACGGGAAGACCGATGACCGGGCGATCCGTGAGTCCGGACACCACCGCCGCAAGCGCGCCCTCGCGCCCCGCCGCCACGATGATGACGTCCATCTCCGGCAGCCAATCCAGTTGACCGAACAGGCGATGGATCCCCGCGACCCCCACGTCGTACGCGATGCGCACCTCGCACCCGAGCTCCTCGAGCACGATCCGCGCCTCGTCCGCGACACGCGCATCCGCCGTGCCGCCCGTGAGGATCCCCACGCGGCCCCCCGTCGCGACCGGCTTCCCGCCCTCTCCCACCACGAGAATCCGGGCGAGCGC includes the following:
- a CDS encoding formate--phosphoribosylaminoimidazolecarboxamide ligase, whose translation is MAPFDGARLLAGYDPSKITIATVCSHSSLQIFHGARLEGFRTLGICVGEPPKHYDAFPAAKPDKFLSLKSYAELAERTDELVRENVILIPHGSFVEYMGADKFAELKVPTFGNRKVLAWESDRSVAAKWLTAAGLTLPKHIDDPRDIIEPVIVKYHGAKGGRGFFVARNYHEFKRKIDDTKPYVIQEFVLGTRYYLHYFYSPIADSGYKLSKGAIQFMGADRRDETNIDEANRLGSIGELEEIGITPTFVVSGNFPLIIRESLLPKVFKMGAGVVESSLDLFGGMIGPFCLETVVTDKLDFKVFEISARIVAGTNLYPGGSPYTDYIEPGLSTGRRIAREIKEASKK
- a CDS encoding pyridoxal phosphate-dependent aminotransferase, translated to MPRRFVAERLGRVHESGTVKITDAVARLRKEGRDVVSFSVGEPDFPTPAPIVAAAKKALDEGRTKYVSAWGIPELREAVAEKSRRENGIPCETADVLVTPAKQAIFYAILGTIDPGDEVLIPDPAWVSYEPLVALAGGKVVRVPTDLASEFRVLPERVAEAITPATKLIILNSPSNPTGGVMTPEDVAGVADLARDRDLLVLSDELYEKVLYEGRHVSIASLPGMAERTLTVNGVSKAYAMTGWRGGWLVGPRPIMKELIKLQQHSLTHPATFNQYAFLAALTMDQAPVAAMVEEFRARRDLVVKGLARIPGFHANVPKGAFYVFPRYDFPLDSLAFAEKLLHEGGVAVTPGVEFGPLGERHLRLSYANSRANLEKGLARIAEVAARLA
- the ribC gene encoding riboflavin synthase, which gives rise to MADRRAAKRAGPARGRKPRAPRASPGGEASARRARRAPRSAPARDAKPRIGVVDTTFSRVNMGAAALDELAKRAAGEVIVERVTVPGVKDLPAAARRFFDRGADLVIACGMVGPEDVDKTCGHEASLGLMWIRAALGKPLLEVFVHMDEVKTDKDLQWLAESRTREHALNAVWMLLEPERLVEQAGTGQRQGFDDAGPIT
- a CDS encoding 3-oxoacyl-ACP reductase family protein; protein product: MAAVAERPRPLFDLTGKAALVTGGGRGIGRAVAETLAQAGAAVAVNDVSGRGHADEVAREVEARGGAALAVVADVSRPVDVRDMIQRVTERFGRLDVLVNNAGIFTPRPFLDIPEEEWDRVIDVNLKGQFLVAQAAARAMVERGEGGRILNVASIASGGVGVGFPGTAHYAASKGGVIALTETLAIELGPHGITVNAIAPGLIRTDMTRDLMEDPEGLDRMLARIPVGRAGEPEDVAALAAFLASDEAAYCNGAVFYVDGGWLAG
- the larB gene encoding nickel pincer cofactor biosynthesis protein LarB, translated to MPSPVTRPDLDRAARTGVPEVILAEGKEDEHLRAAVEAFASKGGRVLVSRLEASRLGVLEGLPYPRTYHALARILVVGEGGKPVATGGRVGILTGGTADARVADEARIVLEELGCEVRIAYDVGVAGIHRLFGQLDWLPEMDVIIVAAGREGALAAVVSGLTDRPVIGLPVSMGYGMGGRGEAALLGMLQSCSPLAVVNIDAGFVAAAHAAKIANAIALARRGVDRQVHSISPGGV
- a CDS encoding adenylyltransferase/cytidyltransferase family protein → MTRRVMAVGVFDLIHLGHLRYLEEAKRLGDELVVVVATDASVRLRKHATITPQEMRAALVAALKPVDRAIVGHEDDQYKSVEDVRPDVIALGYDDYHRVDEIRRELARRGLGHIEVVRMPEFDHDLNGTRKIVQRILDRELGRTGASS
- a CDS encoding 30S ribosomal protein S17e, encoding MGNIRPTYIKRVAIELVERYPQEFTADFDQNKLKVSALTTPMAKQMRNRIAGYVTRYRTQQEEI
- the ribH gene encoding 6,7-dimethyl-8-ribityllumazine synthase — translated: MAIAVAHFNRELTHAMRDRAVARAKELGYDPSPVVSVEGTYDLPFAVAECLRAKGVVAAVAIGVVVTGETKHDELIAHAAAKSLLDLSLAARKPVGLAVTGPGQTYAQAEARLDRAEAAVEAAHAMLKAAKDAR
- a CDS encoding 3,4-dihydroxy-2-butanone-4-phosphate synthase, whose translation is MTDSSARRLATAYDRLAQGGFVLVYDADGREEEVDLFVAAERATPAAVETLRRDAGGLVFLAVDAGVGARLGLPFLHDLFRDAAAKHPVLAKLIPNDLRYDTRSSFSLTINHRGTFTGITDNDRSLTITEFGRLAARAPALAPEEAQAAFGAAFRAPGHVHLCVGAPRPFVDRSGHTEIAVALARVAGVTPVLAGAEMLDRGVALSRSKAEAWARAHDTVVVTGEEIAAAYAKLHEQARPVVQR
- a CDS encoding DUF1616 domain-containing protein, yielding MNPIQSAVALALIAFVPGFFLVKALFPRPRAAGFDALLTGFLSVATSLAITIVVGVVLGFLPAEGRGYFQAAGSGFPFIESSLALVSVALAAVAWRRGAFRRESGAPVGPKPAEHANLEPLLANRLTEAELESKKDAPADAAALAASREESRRLERGAIEES